The following coding sequences lie in one Nitratireductor mangrovi genomic window:
- the tkt gene encoding transketolase has product MSSRDKHDRMANAIRFLSADAVEKAKSGHPGLPMGAADVATVLFKKFLKHDPHHPLWPDRDRFVLSAGHGSMLLYSLLYLTGYEDITIDEIKNFRQLGSKTAGHPEFGHAAGIETTTGPLGQGLANAVGMALAERILNARFGDGIVDHHTYVLAGDGCLMEGISQEAITLAGHLKLGKLIVFFDDNNISIDGPVSLADSTDQCARFAASGWHTQRCDGHDPDAIAEAIEAARASDQPSLIACKTTIGFGAPTRAGTNKAHGSPLGAEEIEGARKALGWEAPAFEVPSDILDMWRLAGLRSVKDRKEWEGRLAAADAELRSEFERRMRGELPGGFETVIADYKKALVKDKPKVATRKSSEMALEVINAALPETIGGSADLTGSNNTKTSQTKPITPDDFSGRYIYYGVREHGMAAAMNGIALHGGLIPYGGTFLVFTDYCRPAIRLSALMGQRVVYVMTHDSIGLGEDGPTHQPVEHLAALRAIPNLRVFRPADAVETAECWQLALADTSGPSVLALTRQNLPAVRKEHFEENLCGFGAYELEKPEDEAEVTIFATGSEVEIALAARKLIEAKGRRTRVVSVPSMELFVAQSAEYQAAIIGEAGVRVAIEAGVRQSWDRLIGPDGIFIGMSGFGASAPYEDLYAHFGITAQAACDAVLERLSTAS; this is encoded by the coding sequence ATGTCCTCACGCGACAAACACGACCGCATGGCGAATGCGATCCGTTTCCTTTCCGCCGATGCCGTCGAAAAGGCGAAATCGGGCCATCCCGGCTTGCCGATGGGCGCTGCAGACGTCGCGACGGTGCTGTTCAAGAAGTTTCTCAAGCACGATCCGCACCATCCGCTTTGGCCCGACCGCGATCGTTTCGTGCTTTCTGCCGGGCACGGATCGATGCTGCTTTATTCGTTGCTTTACCTGACCGGCTACGAAGACATCACGATCGACGAGATCAAGAATTTCCGCCAGCTCGGTTCGAAAACCGCCGGCCATCCGGAATTCGGTCATGCGGCCGGGATCGAGACCACTACGGGCCCGCTTGGCCAGGGACTGGCGAATGCCGTCGGCATGGCGCTTGCCGAACGCATCCTCAACGCCCGCTTCGGTGACGGTATCGTCGATCACCATACCTATGTGCTCGCCGGTGACGGCTGCCTGATGGAGGGCATCAGCCAGGAAGCGATCACGCTGGCCGGGCATCTGAAACTTGGCAAGCTGATCGTCTTTTTCGACGACAACAACATCTCGATCGACGGGCCGGTCTCGCTGGCGGACTCGACCGACCAGTGCGCCCGCTTTGCGGCGTCCGGCTGGCATACGCAGCGCTGCGACGGCCATGACCCGGACGCGATTGCCGAAGCGATCGAGGCGGCGCGCGCCTCGGACCAGCCGAGCCTGATTGCCTGCAAGACCACCATCGGCTTCGGCGCCCCGACGCGTGCGGGCACCAACAAGGCGCACGGCTCGCCGCTGGGTGCGGAAGAGATCGAAGGTGCCCGCAAGGCACTCGGCTGGGAAGCGCCGGCCTTCGAGGTTCCTTCCGACATTCTCGACATGTGGCGGCTCGCCGGCCTGCGCTCGGTCAAGGACCGGAAGGAATGGGAAGGCCGGCTGGCGGCTGCCGACGCCGAATTGCGCAGCGAGTTCGAGCGGCGCATGCGCGGCGAATTGCCGGGCGGCTTCGAAACAGTCATCGCCGACTACAAGAAGGCACTGGTGAAGGACAAGCCCAAGGTCGCGACGCGCAAATCCTCCGAGATGGCGCTCGAAGTGATCAATGCCGCGCTGCCGGAAACGATCGGCGGCTCGGCCGACCTGACCGGCTCCAACAACACCAAGACCAGCCAGACAAAGCCGATCACGCCGGACGACTTTTCCGGCCGCTACATTTACTACGGCGTGCGCGAACATGGCATGGCGGCGGCGATGAACGGCATCGCGCTGCATGGCGGGCTCATCCCTTATGGCGGCACCTTTTTGGTCTTCACAGACTACTGCCGCCCGGCGATCCGGCTTTCGGCGCTGATGGGGCAGCGCGTCGTCTACGTCATGACGCATGACTCGATCGGGCTTGGCGAGGACGGACCGACGCACCAGCCGGTCGAGCATCTGGCGGCGCTGCGCGCTATCCCCAATCTGCGTGTGTTTCGGCCGGCGGATGCCGTGGAGACGGCGGAGTGCTGGCAGCTTGCGCTCGCCGACACCAGCGGACCGTCGGTGCTGGCCCTGACGCGACAGAACCTGCCGGCCGTTCGCAAGGAGCATTTCGAGGAAAATCTCTGCGGGTTCGGTGCCTACGAACTGGAGAAGCCGGAGGACGAGGCAGAGGTCACGATCTTCGCCACGGGGTCGGAGGTCGAGATCGCGCTCGCTGCACGCAAGCTCATCGAGGCGAAGGGTCGTCGCACGCGCGTGGTTTCGGTGCCGTCAATGGAGCTGTTCGTGGCGCAGAGCGCCGAATACCAGGCGGCGATCATCGGCGAGGCTGGTGTCCGCGTGGCGATCGAGGCGGGCGTCCGACAGTCATGGGACCGCCTGATCGGACCGGACGGCATCTTCATCGGCATGTCGGGCTTCGGCGCCAGCGCACCCTACGAAGATCTCTATGCGCATTTCGGCATCACCGCGCAGGCTGCTTGCGATGCCGTTCTGGAGCGGCTTTCGACCGCAAGCTGA
- a CDS encoding DUF4164 domain-containing protein, whose protein sequence is MTGESTLKEVLARLAKALDALENAASARIEQDQDYAEAEAEVQRMNADRSRLAQELDASEARAERLADANKEVSRRLVTAMETIRAVLDR, encoded by the coding sequence ATGACCGGCGAATCGACACTTAAGGAAGTTCTGGCTCGTCTCGCCAAGGCGCTCGATGCGCTTGAAAATGCCGCATCTGCCCGAATCGAGCAGGATCAGGACTATGCCGAGGCGGAGGCCGAGGTGCAGCGCATGAACGCCGACCGGTCGCGGCTTGCGCAGGAACTCGATGCCTCCGAGGCGCGCGCCGAGCGGCTGGCGGATGCCAACAAGGAGGTGTCGCGGCGCCTCGTGACGGCCATGGAGACGATCCGCGCCGTTCTCGACCGATAG
- a CDS encoding cell division protein ZapA, which translates to MAQVTVTIDGKSYRMACDEGQEEHLLDLAQRFDRYIGHLKGSFGEIGDHRLAVMAGIMVMDELSELQRRVKGLESEIGTLRKTRDDALVKADKNDAALIGTLAEVADRIEALTTRLTVKARAEG; encoded by the coding sequence ATGGCCCAGGTCACGGTCACCATTGACGGAAAGTCGTACCGGATGGCCTGCGACGAGGGCCAGGAAGAGCATCTGCTCGACCTTGCCCAGCGCTTCGACCGCTATATCGGACACCTCAAGGGCTCGTTCGGCGAGATCGGCGACCATCGGCTGGCCGTCATGGCCGGCATCATGGTGATGGACGAACTCTCCGAATTGCAACGCCGCGTGAAAGGGCTGGAAAGTGAGATCGGCACCTTGCGCAAGACCCGTGACGACGCCCTCGTCAAGGCCGACAAGAACGACGCCGCCCTGATAGGCACGCTGGCCGAGGTCGCCGACCGCATCGAGGCACTGACGACGCGGCTGACCGTCAAGGCACGCGCCGAGGGCTGA
- a CDS encoding DUF2312 domain-containing protein yields MADETNEPTTETVAAGQLRAFIERIERLEEEKKTISDDIKEVYAEMKGSGFDTKAVRAIVRLRKQDQAERQEQEAILDLYKAALGMA; encoded by the coding sequence ATGGCCGACGAGACCAACGAGCCCACCACCGAGACCGTCGCCGCGGGACAGCTGCGTGCCTTCATCGAGCGCATCGAGCGCCTCGAGGAGGAAAAGAAGACGATCTCCGACGACATCAAGGAGGTCTACGCGGAGATGAAGGGCTCGGGCTTCGACACCAAGGCCGTTCGCGCCATCGTCAGGCTGCGCAAGCAGGACCAGGCCGAGCGCCAGGAGCAGGAGGCGATCCTCGACCTTTACAAGGCCGCCCTCGGTATGGCCTGA
- a CDS encoding NAD(P)H-quinone oxidoreductase produces MAKNLPETMTAIAISEPGGPMVLKPEKRKLPEPAKGEILVRVRAAGINRPDVLQRKGAYPPPPGASDLPGLEIAGEVVACGEGTRRWTVGDTVCALAPGGGYAEFCVVPESNALPIPHGFTLTEAAALPETFFTVWHNVFERGGLKEGERFLVHGGSSGIGTTAIQLAKAFGAEVFTTAGSADKCSACVELGADRAINYREEDFVAVIKEATGGKGVDVILDMVAGDYVGRNYEAAAVDGRIVQIAVLGGPVASADFSKLMVKRLVHTGSTLRPRSVDFKGAIAAALEREVWPLLAERRIAPVMDMIFPLRDAWRAHERMEEGDHIGKIVLDVG; encoded by the coding sequence ATGGCCAAAAACCTACCGGAGACGATGACCGCGATCGCCATCTCCGAGCCGGGCGGGCCGATGGTGCTGAAACCCGAAAAGCGCAAGCTGCCGGAACCGGCAAAGGGCGAAATCCTGGTGCGGGTTCGCGCCGCCGGCATCAACCGGCCCGACGTGCTGCAGCGCAAGGGAGCCTATCCGCCACCGCCCGGGGCGTCGGACCTGCCGGGGCTGGAAATCGCCGGCGAGGTCGTCGCCTGCGGCGAAGGCACGAGACGCTGGACGGTCGGCGACACGGTGTGCGCGCTGGCGCCGGGTGGCGGCTACGCGGAATTCTGTGTGGTGCCGGAAAGCAATGCATTGCCGATCCCGCATGGCTTCACCCTGACCGAGGCGGCGGCGCTGCCGGAGACTTTCTTCACCGTCTGGCACAACGTCTTCGAGCGCGGCGGGCTGAAAGAAGGCGAGCGCTTTCTCGTCCACGGCGGCTCCTCCGGGATAGGCACGACCGCGATCCAGCTCGCCAAGGCGTTCGGTGCCGAGGTGTTCACGACCGCCGGCTCGGCTGACAAATGCAGCGCCTGCGTGGAGCTCGGCGCGGACCGCGCGATCAACTATCGCGAGGAGGATTTCGTCGCCGTCATCAAGGAAGCGACCGGTGGCAAGGGCGTTGACGTCATCCTCGACATGGTTGCCGGCGATTATGTCGGGCGCAACTACGAGGCCGCCGCCGTCGACGGACGCATCGTCCAGATCGCCGTTCTCGGCGGCCCGGTCGCGAGTGCCGATTTCTCGAAGCTGATGGTCAAGCGCCTGGTTCACACCGGATCCACGCTCAGGCCGCGCAGCGTCGATTTCAAGGGTGCGATCGCGGCGGCGCTGGAACGCGAGGTCTGGCCATTGCTTGCCGAGCGCCGCATCGCGCCGGTCATGGACATGATCTTCCCGCTGCGCGACGCCTGGCGGGCGCATGAACGCATGGAGGAAGGCGATCATATCGGCAAGATCGTGCTCGACGTCGGCTAG
- a CDS encoding DUF1192 domain-containing protein — protein MSFPDEESRAKTVPHEIGQDLSLLSVDELAQRIGVLRAEIDRLEADMKEKGSTKAAAEALFRRG, from the coding sequence ATGAGTTTTCCGGACGAGGAATCGCGGGCCAAGACCGTTCCGCACGAGATCGGGCAGGACCTGTCGCTGCTTTCGGTCGACGAACTGGCGCAGCGCATTGGCGTCCTTCGCGCCGAAATCGACCGCCTCGAAGCTGACATGAAGGAAAAGGGCTCGACCAAGGCGGCGGCGGAAGCCCTGTTCCGCCGCGGCTGA
- a CDS encoding MFS transporter, producing the protein MIRNFAPILSLLGGTAFLLAASGLHGLLLPLRGQEEGFSTASLGLLGTAWAGGFVAGCLFAPRLVRRVGHVRSFGALAASAAIIALLTGLVVHEYVWIVLRAFTGFAMAGAFMVIESWLNERATNENRGTVFGLYMMVTYAAIMAGQMMIALGDVATPTFFMVTGIFFCLALIPTAISAQASPRPLHSVSLDLKGLYLNSPVAFAGCILVGVANGAWGTLGAVYGARIGISTAEIALMMSITVIAGAAMQMPAGRISDRTDRRYVLAAASLGAALFGLVIFIASARSGIAVIILTGAYGALAYTLYSIAVAHANDHAANEDFVKVSGGLLLLYGFGTMIGPVVGALLMEALRPESLFLSTGLAHLALAAYTLLRITRRAPVPLDERETFTTHPAERALTPEALHLDPRSEAGAEDIMQEPEPETNAPDEEAPRDGG; encoded by the coding sequence ATGATCAGGAATTTCGCGCCCATCCTGTCGCTGTTGGGCGGAACCGCCTTTCTGCTGGCGGCGTCCGGTCTGCATGGCCTGCTTCTGCCCTTGCGCGGCCAGGAAGAAGGGTTCTCGACCGCATCGCTCGGCCTGTTGGGCACGGCGTGGGCCGGCGGCTTCGTTGCCGGCTGCCTGTTCGCGCCGCGGCTGGTCCGCCGGGTCGGTCACGTCCGCTCATTTGGCGCATTGGCCGCCTCGGCCGCCATCATAGCCCTGTTGACCGGTCTCGTCGTCCACGAATACGTCTGGATCGTGCTGCGCGCCTTCACCGGTTTCGCCATGGCCGGCGCCTTCATGGTGATCGAGAGCTGGCTTAACGAACGCGCCACCAACGAGAACCGCGGCACCGTTTTCGGCCTCTACATGATGGTCACCTACGCCGCGATCATGGCCGGCCAGATGATGATCGCGCTCGGCGACGTCGCCACGCCGACCTTCTTCATGGTGACCGGCATCTTCTTCTGCCTTGCCCTGATCCCGACCGCCATCTCCGCCCAGGCCAGCCCGCGACCGCTGCACAGCGTCTCGCTCGACCTCAAGGGGCTTTACCTCAATTCGCCGGTGGCTTTCGCCGGCTGCATCCTGGTCGGTGTCGCCAACGGCGCCTGGGGCACACTCGGCGCCGTCTATGGCGCCCGCATCGGCATCTCGACGGCCGAGATCGCGCTGATGATGAGTATCACCGTGATCGCCGGCGCTGCGATGCAGATGCCGGCCGGCCGCATCTCCGACCGCACCGATCGCCGCTATGTGCTGGCGGCGGCCTCCTTGGGCGCGGCGCTTTTCGGGCTGGTGATCTTCATTGCCTCGGCCCGCTCCGGCATCGCGGTCATCATCCTGACCGGTGCCTACGGCGCTCTTGCCTACACGCTCTATTCGATCGCCGTTGCGCATGCCAACGACCACGCCGCGAACGAGGACTTCGTGAAGGTGTCGGGCGGCCTGCTGCTGCTTTACGGCTTCGGCACCATGATCGGCCCGGTGGTGGGCGCCCTGCTGATGGAGGCGCTGCGACCGGAGAGCCTGTTCCTGTCGACGGGCCTCGCCCATCTCGCGCTGGCCGCCTACACACTGCTGCGCATAACCCGCCGCGCTCCGGTGCCGCTCGACGAACGCGAGACCTTCACCACCCACCCGGCCGAACGTGCGCTGACTCCGGAAGCGTTGCATCTCGATCCGCGCAGCGAGGCCGGCGCCGAGGACATCATGCAGGAGCCGGAACCGGAAACGAACGCACCGGACGAGGAAGCGCCACGCGACGGCGGCTGA
- a CDS encoding ArsR/SmtB family transcription factor: MSSADPFTAIADANRRHLLEELRRGPKTVNQLAAGLPVSRPAVSQHLKVLLDAGLVVARAQGTRRLYAVNDGGFLKLNIWLDQFWRE; this comes from the coding sequence ATGAGTTCCGCCGACCCCTTTACCGCCATCGCCGACGCCAACAGGCGCCACCTTCTCGAAGAGCTTCGGCGTGGGCCGAAAACGGTGAACCAGCTTGCCGCCGGGCTGCCCGTCTCGCGGCCTGCGGTTTCACAACATCTCAAGGTGCTGCTCGACGCAGGACTGGTCGTCGCGCGCGCCCAGGGCACACGTCGTCTCTACGCCGTCAATGACGGCGGCTTCCTGAAACTCAATATCTGGCTTGACCAGTTCTGGCGCGAGTGA
- a CDS encoding YdcH family protein gives MSLASHLEELRRKHGELEREIDDALTHPSVDTLEINRLKRRKLALKDEIEKLTVPTRH, from the coding sequence ATGTCTCTAGCATCCCATCTTGAGGAATTGCGGCGCAAGCATGGTGAACTCGAACGCGAAATCGACGACGCGCTGACCCACCCGTCAGTCGATACTTTGGAAATCAACCGCCTCAAGCGTCGCAAGCTGGCGCTCAAGGATGAGATCGAAAAGCTGACCGTGCCCACGAGGCACTGA
- a CDS encoding YdcH family protein, translating to MADQDQAEIRLEFARLKQEHADFDVAINAMIATGCDPLQVQRMKKKKLSIKDRLRELEDRIIPDIIA from the coding sequence ATGGCAGATCAGGACCAAGCCGAAATTCGTCTCGAATTTGCGCGCTTGAAACAGGAACATGCGGATTTTGACGTCGCCATCAACGCCATGATCGCCACCGGCTGCGATCCCCTCCAGGTCCAGCGCATGAAGAAGAAAAAGCTGTCGATCAAGGATCGTCTGCGCGAACTCGAAGACCGCATCATCCCCGATATCATCGCCTGA